One Myxococcota bacterium genomic window, GCGTAGGGGTTGGTCGCAGCGTTGTTCACCAGGATGTCGAGACCGCCGAGCTTGTCGACGGTCGCGCCGATCACGCGCTCGGCATCCTCGTTCTTGCCGATGTGACCCGCTTCCCAGTGAACCGAGTCGCCGAGTTCCTTCGCCGCAGCCTCGCACGACTCGGCCTTGCGCGACGTGATCATCACCTGGGCGCCCGCATCGGCGAACGCCTTGGCGATTCCCTTGCCGATCCCGCGCGAGCCGCCGGTGACGAGCGCGACCTTCCCGTCGAGCCGCGCGGCGGTGTTCACTAGAGGAGCTCTTCGGCGACCAGCTCGAGTGCCTCGGGCTGGCTCGTGCCGATGTTCATCGTCTCGACCCAGCGCTTCTTCCCGGCTTCCTTCCAGGCCTGCAGGCGCTCGCGGATGCGATCGGCCGGGCCCACCAGGTGCACGGCGTCGACCAGCTCGTCGGGGACGGCGGCCATCGCCTCGGCCTTCTTCCCGTCGAGGAAGAGGTCCTGGATCTTCACGGCCGCCTCTTCGTAGCCGAGGCGCTTGGCCAGGTCGTTGTAGAAGTTCTTGTCGCGCGCGCCCATGCCGCCGACGTAGAGGGCCAGGTTGCCCTTGACGGGCATGCGCGCCTTCTCGACGTCGTCGCTGATCACGACGGTCACGCCGGGCACGATGTTGAAGTTCTCGAGGCTCTTGCCGCCGCCGGCCTTCTTGAAGCCCTCTTCGATGTACGGCAGATAGGTCGTATCGACCTTCTCCGGGTCACACATCATCGGGAAGACGCCGTCGGCCACCTCGCCCGCGCAGCGCAGGCCGTTCGGCGAGATCGACGCGGTGTAGATCGGAATCTGCGGGTCCCCGTGCAGGATGCTCTTCAGCGGCTTGCCGAGACCGGTGGTGCCCGGGCCGTTGTTGGGGATGTCGTAGTGCTCGCCGTGGAACTCGACGGGCTTCTCGCGCGCGAGGATCTGGCGAACGATCTGGATGTACTCGCGCGTGCGCGTGAGCGGCTTGCCGTAGGGCACGCCGTGCCAGCCTTCCACCACCTGCGGGCCGCTGGGTCCGAGGCCGAGGATGAAGCGACCGCCCGAGAGATGGTCGAGGGTCATGGCCGTCATCGCGGTCATGGCCGGCGTACGCGCGGGCATCTGCATGATCGAAGAGCCGGCGCGGATCTTCGTGGTGTGCGCCAGGACCCAGGCGGCCGTCGTGGCGGCGTCGTTGCCGTAGGCCTCGGCGGTCCAGGCCGAGTCGAAGCCGAGGGACTCGGCGCGCTGGATCAGTTCGAGGTTGACCTTCGCCTTGGGTCCGAAGGCGATCGCTCCCAGTCCTAGCTTCATGATGTTCTCCTGCACTCCCCCACGGGCGCCGCGGGATCATCGCATACTGTCATGTTCCGTGTCGATATCGGACCCAGGCGCGCGGCGCGAACCCCGGCTCAGTCGGCCATCACGTCGATGTCCTCGACGCCCGCCGGCAGCGAGATCCACGATCCGTCGCGGCCCAGCGTGACGCCGCCGTCGTAGTTGTCCGAGACGCCCTCGAGGAAGATGCCCTCGAGCCCGGGGAGCGGCAGCGGCGGCACCACGTGGTAGAAGAGCAGATGCCCCGCCCCGACGGCGGTCGCGACCTCGGCCACCTGCGCCGGGTCGGCGTGGTAGTCGAGGATGTCCACCGCGATCTTCGCGATGGCCTCGTTGCCCGCGGCCTCGGCCGCCTCCTGCATGATCCCGACCAGCTCGAACGAGAGCGCTTCGTGCACGAGCAGGTCGACGCCCTGGCTGGCCTGGATCAGGCTCTCCGAGCGCGTGGTATCGCCGCTGATCGCAACCGAACGACCGCGATAGTCGAAGCGGTACCCCACCGCCGGCTCGACCGGCGCGTGTTGGACGGCGAAGGCGCGCACCTGCAATCCGTCGTCCTCGTAGACGACGACGGTCTCA contains:
- a CDS encoding LLM class F420-dependent oxidoreductase — encoded protein: MKLGLGAIAFGPKAKVNLELIQRAESLGFDSAWTAEAYGNDAATTAAWVLAHTTKIRAGSSIMQMPARTPAMTAMTAMTLDHLSGGRFILGLGPSGPQVVEGWHGVPYGKPLTRTREYIQIVRQILAREKPVEFHGEHYDIPNNGPGTTGLGKPLKSILHGDPQIPIYTASISPNGLRCAGEVADGVFPMMCDPEKVDTTYLPYIEEGFKKAGGGKSLENFNIVPGVTVVISDDVEKARMPVKGNLALYVGGMGARDKNFYNDLAKRLGYEEAAVKIQDLFLDGKKAEAMAAVPDELVDAVHLVGPADRIRERLQAWKEAGKKRWVETMNIGTSQPEALELVAEELL